The Triticum dicoccoides isolate Atlit2015 ecotype Zavitan chromosome 6A, WEW_v2.0, whole genome shotgun sequence genome has a window encoding:
- the LOC119316430 gene encoding nicotianamine synthase 1-like: protein MDAQKMEVAALIEKIAGLQAAIAELPSLSPSPEVDRLFTDLVTACVPPSPVDVTKLSPEHQTMREALIRLCSAAEGKLEAHYADLLATFDNPLDHLGRFPYYSNYVNLSRLEYELLARHVPGIAPARVAFVGSGPLPFSSFVLAAHHLPDAQFDNYDLCGAANERARKLFGAREDGVGARMKFHTADVADLTQELGAYDVVFLAALVGMAAEEKAKVIAHLGAHMVEGASLVVRSAHGARGFLYPIVDPEDIRRGGFEVLAVHHPEGEVINSVIVARKAVDAQLSGPQNGARGAVPLVSPPCSFSTKMEASALEKSEELATKELAF from the coding sequence ATGGATGCCCAGAAGATGGAGGTCGCTGCTCTGATCGAGAAGATCGCCGGTCTCCAGGCCGCCATCGCCGAGCTGCCGTCGCTGAGCCCGTCCCCCGAGGTCGACAGGCTCTTCACCGACCTCGTCACCGCGTGCGTCCCGCCGAGCCCCGTTGACGTGACGAAGCTCAGCCCGGAGCACCAGACGATGCGGGAGGCGCTCATCCGCCTCTGCTCCGCCGCCGAGGGGAAGCTCGAGGCGCACTACGCCGACCTGCTCGCCACCTTCGACAACCCGCTCGACCACCTCGGCCGCTTCCCCTACTACAGCAACTACGTCAACCTCAGCAGGCTGGAGTACGAGCTGCTGGCGCGCCACGTGCCGGGCATCGCGCCGGCGCGCGTCGCCTTCGTCGGCTCCGGCCCGCTGCCGTTCAGCTCGTTCGTCCTCGCCGCGCACCACCTGCCCGACGCGCAGTTCGACAACTACGACCTGTGCGGCGCGGCCAACGAGCGCGCCAGGAAGCTGTTCGGCGCGAGGGAGGACGGCGTGGGCGCGCGCATGAAGTTCCACACGGCGGACGTCGCCGACCTCACGCAGGAGCTCGGCGCGTACGACGTGGTCTTCCTCGCCGCGCTCGTCGGCATGGCGGCCGAGGAGAAGGCCAAGGTGATAGCCCACCTGGGCGCGCACATGGTGGAGGGGGCGTCCCTGGTCGTGCGGAGCGCGCACGGCGCTCGCGGCTTCCTGTACCCCATCGTCGACCCGGAGGACATCAGGCGGGGCGGGTTCGAGGTGCTGGCCGTGCACCACCCCGAAGGTGAGGTGATCAACTCTGTCATCGTCGCCCGTAAGGCCGTCGACGCGCAGCTCAGTGGGCCGCAGAACGGAGCACGGGGCGCGGTGCCGCTGGTCAGCCCGCCATGCAGCTTCTCCACCAAGATGGAGGCGAGCGCGCTTGAGAAGAGCGAAGAGTTGGCCACCAAAGAGCTGGCCTTTTGA